In Flavobacterium endoglycinae, one DNA window encodes the following:
- a CDS encoding helix-turn-helix and ligand-binding sensor domain-containing protein, which produces MKLTISYFYITFFTLFTISFFAQVKNIGLPDVRNYKRNEYKGGTQNWSIGQDKNGNLYFANNNGLLQFDGASWRKYTLPNLTSVRCLKIDNSGKIFVGGYNEFGYFQPNTKGKLQYTSLAKKVDKNKIKIIDFIWKIHTIDNQTIFQSFARAYIFKDNKLSILKAPRRFQFSFVVNNKLYFQDEEQGVLEYRNGKLFALPNTKSLNNTEIWAMHSIGKDKTLIVTLEKGLFIYENHTLTPWNTEANNFIKKNNSLGGVIINNKFIVLNSVLDGIIICDYNGKIIQHINRKKGLQNNTVLTSFIDNKNNLWLGLDNGIAYVNQSSPFTYFGFSYDISTVYASVIYQGNLYVATNQGVFYHSWENNFKQDVFKLVEGTTAQSWNVQVIDNELICANNRGALSIKGGKVTHVIDSKGYFGFKKIPSHPGFFIGSNYDGFAIFEKTGSGLVYKNQIAGFDKSSNSFELDNSYLWLKKDESIYRMTLSEDLSRFSSIKKIDRLTPFYKNIGSLQKIDGKIYFQTHNHFYKYSIEQELFYEDKHLSSLFKNIPVINALSEDSQSNLWYAFDESLGVLMKDKNGYKNIVSPFSNLTGNLVSNYLSVNTIDANNIFIGLTDGLAHYDAELLNNFGSKPKAFIRSFSFPGDTITLGNNQNKIENIRIPYSSNHVRFTFSSPTYENLENVQFSYQLEPFDEKWSNWSTISIKEYTNLREGDYIMKVKVRNSYGVQSDASTISFTISPPWYRHFLAYMLYFILLIIAVYGISNRIKMKIRKNKYYETIEQRRLYLEKESKIRQEQYDLEKEIEKLKNDKLQIKILAKDKELVNNSLQVVKKNKILNGIIHKLKEIDIEALDDSTKFQVSKLNKSIVKEVNTDKSWKDLEKHIKNVHFEFLKRLKEKYPTISPRELDLSTYLLMNMSTKEIAEIMNISTGGVELARYRLRKKLGLNKKENLIGFLMSI; this is translated from the coding sequence ATGAAATTAACAATATCATATTTTTATATTACTTTTTTTACATTATTCACAATTTCTTTTTTTGCACAAGTAAAAAACATCGGACTTCCAGATGTAAGAAATTACAAGCGTAACGAATATAAAGGAGGAACTCAAAACTGGAGTATAGGACAGGACAAAAACGGAAATCTATATTTTGCCAACAATAATGGGCTTTTGCAGTTTGATGGGGCATCTTGGCGAAAATATACACTGCCTAATTTAACCTCTGTAAGATGTTTAAAAATTGATAACTCCGGAAAAATCTTCGTAGGCGGATATAATGAATTTGGATACTTCCAACCTAATACTAAAGGAAAACTTCAGTACACCTCACTTGCCAAAAAAGTTGATAAAAATAAAATCAAAATAATTGACTTTATCTGGAAGATACACACTATTGACAACCAGACTATTTTTCAATCATTTGCAAGGGCTTATATTTTTAAAGACAACAAACTTTCTATATTAAAAGCACCAAGACGTTTTCAATTCTCATTCGTTGTAAATAACAAATTATATTTTCAGGATGAAGAGCAGGGAGTTTTAGAATACAGAAACGGAAAGCTTTTCGCTTTACCAAATACTAAGAGCTTAAATAATACCGAGATATGGGCCATGCATTCTATTGGCAAAGACAAAACTTTAATTGTAACACTCGAAAAGGGACTTTTTATATACGAGAACCATACCCTTACTCCTTGGAATACTGAAGCCAATAACTTCATCAAAAAAAATAATTCATTAGGAGGCGTAATAATCAACAACAAATTCATTGTTTTAAATTCGGTTTTGGATGGAATTATCATCTGCGATTATAACGGAAAAATCATTCAGCACATAAATAGAAAGAAAGGATTACAGAACAATACTGTTTTAACTTCATTTATTGACAATAAAAACAATTTATGGCTTGGACTTGATAACGGTATCGCATACGTTAATCAAAGCTCTCCATTTACTTATTTTGGATTTAGTTATGATATTAGTACCGTATATGCTTCTGTTATTTATCAGGGAAATTTATATGTTGCAACCAACCAAGGTGTTTTTTATCATTCATGGGAAAACAATTTCAAACAAGATGTTTTTAAGCTTGTAGAAGGAACAACCGCACAGTCATGGAATGTACAAGTAATAGATAATGAACTAATTTGTGCTAATAACAGAGGAGCACTTTCTATAAAAGGAGGAAAAGTAACTCATGTAATCGACTCTAAGGGATATTTCGGATTCAAAAAAATACCAAGTCACCCAGGATTTTTTATAGGTTCTAATTATGATGGTTTTGCCATTTTTGAAAAAACTGGCAGTGGTTTGGTGTACAAAAATCAAATTGCTGGATTTGATAAATCATCTAACAGTTTTGAACTTGACAATTCATATTTATGGCTTAAAAAAGACGAATCTATTTACCGTATGACTTTAAGTGAAGATTTGTCAAGATTTTCAAGTATTAAAAAAATAGATAGACTAACACCTTTCTATAAAAATATAGGAAGCCTTCAAAAAATTGACGGAAAAATCTATTTTCAGACTCATAATCATTTCTACAAATATTCAATAGAACAGGAATTGTTTTATGAAGACAAACACTTAAGCAGTTTATTCAAAAATATTCCCGTTATAAATGCACTAAGCGAAGACAGCCAGTCTAATTTATGGTATGCATTTGATGAATCTTTAGGTGTTTTAATGAAAGACAAAAATGGCTACAAAAATATTGTTTCCCCTTTTTCAAATCTTACAGGAAACCTTGTAAGCAATTATTTATCTGTAAATACTATTGACGCGAACAATATTTTTATTGGCTTAACAGACGGTCTTGCCCATTATGATGCTGAACTTTTAAATAATTTTGGAAGTAAACCGAAAGCTTTTATTCGAAGTTTTTCTTTTCCAGGTGATACTATAACATTAGGAAATAATCAAAACAAAATTGAGAATATCAGAATTCCTTATTCTTCTAACCATGTCCGTTTTACATTTTCTTCACCCACATATGAAAACCTCGAAAATGTACAGTTTTCGTATCAATTAGAACCTTTTGATGAAAAATGGAGCAATTGGTCCACCATTTCAATAAAAGAGTACACAAATCTTCGCGAAGGCGATTATATCATGAAAGTTAAGGTAAGAAACAGTTATGGTGTGCAGTCTGATGCTTCGACAATATCATTTACAATTTCTCCGCCATGGTACAGACATTTTTTGGCATATATGCTTTATTTTATTCTTTTAATCATAGCGGTTTATGGAATTTCCAATAGAATTAAAATGAAAATTAGAAAGAATAAGTATTACGAAACTATTGAACAAAGAAGACTTTATCTGGAAAAGGAATCAAAAATTAGACAAGAACAATACGATCTTGAAAAAGAGATTGAAAAATTGAAAAATGATAAGCTGCAGATTAAAATTTTAGCAAAAGACAAAGAGTTGGTAAATAATTCTCTGCAAGTCGTTAAGAAAAATAAGATTCTTAATGGAATCATTCATAAACTTAAAGAAATCGACATTGAAGCTCTTGATGATTCGACAAAATTCCAAGTAAGCAAACTTAATAAAAGCATTGTAAAGGAAGTAAACACCGACAAAAGCTGGAAAGACTTAGAAAAACACATTAAAAACGTGCATTTTGAGTTCCTAAAGCGTTTAAAAGAAAAATACCCAACAATATCTCCTCGAGAACTTGATTTATCAACTTATCTATTAATGAACATGTCAACTAAAGAAATTGCTGAAATCATGAATATTTCAACCGGTGGTGTTGAGTTGGCACGTTACCGTTTGAGAAAGAAACTTGGATTAAACAAAAAAGAAAATTTAATCGGATTCTTGATGAGTATTTAA
- a CDS encoding UDP-N-acetylmuramoyl-tripeptide--D-alanyl-D-alanine ligase — MNIQEIHKLFLQCTSLSIDTRKIEKDSMFFAIKGENFDANTFAHQALDLGALYVIIDNKSYWIDERTIVVENSLETLQELAKFHRAYLKLPIVALTGSNGKTTTKELINVVLSQKFKTKATIGNLNNHIGVPLTLLSFNSETEIGIVEMGANHKKEIEFLCEIAQPDYGYITNFGKAHLEGFGGVEGVIQGKSEMYQYLSKNGKTVFVNLEDPIQIEKSAGIQSFTFGINKENADLNIKSIEANPFVKINYNNFVVESHLIGLYNANNINAAVAIGKYFKVEDTAIKSAIENYIPANNRSQLLKKGSNEIILDAYNANPSSMAVAITNFLQLENQNKIMILGDMFELGEESHAEHKAIVDSLKGQDKSVCYLIGKSFYENQVSGENIKFFETFDAFAAFLKTIHFNENTILIKGSRGMALERTLEYIS, encoded by the coding sequence ATGAATATTCAGGAAATTCATAAGTTGTTCTTACAATGTACATCACTTTCAATCGATACTCGTAAAATTGAAAAGGATTCTATGTTTTTTGCTATAAAAGGCGAAAATTTTGATGCCAATACTTTTGCTCATCAGGCACTTGATTTGGGTGCGTTATATGTTATTATTGACAATAAATCATATTGGATAGACGAAAGAACTATTGTAGTTGAAAACAGCTTAGAAACCCTTCAGGAACTAGCTAAGTTTCACCGTGCTTATTTAAAACTTCCAATTGTAGCTTTAACAGGTAGTAACGGAAAAACAACAACCAAAGAACTCATAAATGTAGTTTTATCTCAAAAGTTTAAAACTAAAGCGACAATAGGAAATTTAAATAACCATATTGGCGTGCCGCTTACATTACTTTCGTTTAACAGTGAAACAGAAATTGGTATTGTTGAAATGGGAGCTAATCATAAAAAAGAAATAGAATTTTTATGTGAAATTGCGCAGCCGGATTATGGTTATATTACCAATTTTGGAAAAGCGCACTTAGAAGGTTTCGGCGGAGTTGAAGGAGTAATCCAAGGAAAGAGTGAAATGTATCAGTATTTGTCAAAAAATGGTAAAACTGTTTTTGTAAATCTTGAAGATCCAATTCAGATTGAAAAATCAGCCGGGATACAATCCTTCACTTTTGGAATTAATAAAGAAAATGCAGATTTGAATATAAAAAGTATTGAAGCGAATCCTTTTGTGAAGATAAACTACAATAATTTTGTAGTTGAATCTCATTTAATAGGGCTTTATAACGCTAATAATATAAATGCTGCTGTTGCGATAGGAAAATACTTTAAGGTGGAAGATACGGCTATAAAAAGCGCTATTGAAAACTATATTCCAGCCAATAACCGATCTCAATTATTGAAAAAAGGTTCTAATGAAATTATTTTAGATGCATACAATGCAAATCCAAGCAGTATGGCGGTTGCGATTACCAACTTTTTGCAATTAGAAAATCAAAATAAAATCATGATTCTGGGGGATATGTTTGAGCTTGGGGAAGAAAGTCATGCAGAGCATAAGGCAATTGTGGATTCTTTAAAAGGACAAGATAAATCGGTATGTTATTTAATTGGAAAATCTTTTTATGAGAATCAAGTATCTGGAGAAAATATAAAGTTTTTTGAAACATTTGATGCATTTGCAGCGTTCTTAAAAACAATTCATTTCAACGAAAATACAATTCTGATTAAAGGTTCCAGAGGAATGGCTTTGGAACGAACTTTAGAATACATTTCATAA
- the gldJ gene encoding gliding motility lipoprotein GldJ, with protein sequence MKVNKIVVLQLMMSMVLMLGTASCSKKSSSSHASRATGWDVDSQNGTAARNAGKKQQAGPGLVFVEGGTFTMGKVQDDVMHDWNNTPTQQHVQSFYMDETEVTNGMYLEYLEWLKKVFPPTEENYKNIYEGASPDTLVWRNRLGYNETMTNNYLRHPSYANYPVVGVNWIQAVEFSKWRTDRVNEAVLEKNGYLQKGAKTNDVNAENAFNTEAYLMSPSTSRGGSEEIVLKKNPGGRKPKAGKDGVVPEAQNVYAQRSSGVILPEYRLPTEAEWEYAAAADVGQREYNIYKGQKKYPWSGDYTRSAKRKNRGDQLANFKQGNGDYGGIAGWSDDGADITNAVKSYAPNDFGLYDMAGNVAEWVADVYRPVIDNEANDFNYFRGNQYAKNKIGKDGKVEIVTTSNIKYDTLSNGKVIARNLPGEIAQVPVDEQETYLRQNFSTSDNINYRDGDKQSSRYFDFGDSESGPKADQTMYNSPKHNVTTDSLGKMIRKYDNSSKRTTLIDDKVRVYKGGSWRDRAYWLDPAQRRYFPQDMATDYIGFRCAMSRVGAKTERKKSPRN encoded by the coding sequence ATGAAAGTAAACAAAATTGTAGTCTTGCAATTAATGATGTCAATGGTATTGATGTTGGGCACGGCTAGTTGTAGCAAAAAATCGAGTTCCTCTCACGCTTCTAGAGCAACTGGCTGGGATGTAGACAGTCAGAATGGAACAGCTGCTAGAAATGCAGGAAAGAAACAACAGGCTGGTCCTGGATTAGTTTTTGTTGAAGGAGGTACGTTTACGATGGGTAAAGTACAGGATGATGTTATGCATGATTGGAATAACACACCAACTCAACAACACGTTCAGTCATTTTACATGGATGAAACTGAAGTTACGAACGGTATGTACTTAGAATACCTAGAGTGGTTAAAGAAAGTTTTTCCACCAACAGAAGAAAATTACAAGAATATTTACGAAGGAGCATCTCCTGATACATTAGTGTGGAGAAATCGTTTAGGGTATAATGAAACGATGACTAACAACTATTTAAGACATCCTTCTTATGCTAACTATCCAGTAGTTGGTGTTAACTGGATTCAGGCTGTTGAATTTAGTAAATGGAGAACAGACCGTGTAAACGAGGCTGTTTTAGAGAAAAACGGATATTTACAAAAAGGTGCTAAAACAAATGATGTGAATGCTGAAAATGCATTTAACACTGAAGCATATTTAATGTCTCCAAGTACATCACGTGGTGGAAGCGAAGAGATTGTATTAAAGAAAAATCCAGGTGGAAGAAAACCAAAAGCTGGAAAAGATGGTGTAGTTCCTGAAGCTCAAAATGTTTATGCACAGCGTTCTTCTGGTGTTATTTTACCAGAGTACAGACTTCCTACTGAAGCAGAATGGGAATATGCAGCTGCTGCTGATGTTGGACAAAGAGAATACAACATTTATAAAGGACAAAAGAAATATCCTTGGTCTGGAGATTATACTCGTTCAGCTAAACGTAAAAACAGAGGTGATCAATTGGCTAACTTTAAACAAGGAAATGGAGATTACGGTGGAATTGCGGGATGGTCTGATGATGGTGCCGATATTACAAATGCTGTGAAAAGCTATGCTCCAAATGATTTCGGATTATATGATATGGCAGGTAACGTTGCAGAATGGGTTGCTGACGTTTACAGACCAGTTATCGATAATGAAGCAAATGATTTCAACTATTTCAGAGGAAATCAATATGCTAAAAATAAAATTGGTAAAGACGGTAAAGTTGAAATCGTTACAACATCAAATATCAAATACGATACTTTAAGTAACGGTAAAGTTATTGCAAGAAACCTTCCAGGAGAAATTGCTCAGGTTCCGGTTGACGAGCAAGAAACGTATTTGAGACAAAACTTCAGCACTAGTGATAATATCAACTACAGAGATGGTGATAAACAATCTTCAAGATATTTTGACTTTGGTGATTCTGAATCAGGTCCAAAAGCAGATCAAACAATGTACAACTCTCCTAAACACAATGTTACAACTGACAGTTTAGGTAAGATGATTAGAAAATATGATAACTCTAGTAAACGTACTACTTTAATCGATGATAAAGTAAGAGTTTACAAAGGAGGTTCTTGGAGAGATAGAGCTTACTGGTTAGATCCAGCTCAAAGAAGATACTTTCCTCAAGATATGGCAACTGATTACATTGGTTTCAGATGTGCAATGTCTAGAGTAGGTGCTAAAACTGAAAGAAAGAAATCACCAAGAAATTAA